CCCCGGGCTGATCGTTGTAACGTGAAGTCACATAGTCTGCTCCGAATACATGCTCACTCACGGCATAACGCCCGATTCCCCAGCCGTAGGGACGGCCATGCTTGTCCTTCTTATAGTCGAATTTGCTGGCTGTAATGTAGGTCTGCATCTGAAGCAGCGTCATGGCTGTGTCGAAGCCCTTGGCACCTTTGGCCGCGAAGCCGGACAGTCCTTTGAGGTCACTGGAGAGCAGCCCCTCCTCATGCTCCAGCAGCACATCCATGATTCGTTTGCTGGCCATGGAGGCCAGTCCGTCATCATATCTGGCATCGAAATCATAACCGTCCCGGCGGTAATTGGCGAAGTCCGGATACCATTCTCTGCTGATGAAACCAGCCTTCTTGTTAAAAAGCTTCGCATAAGCGATCTCGCCCCCGGCCGCAATCTCCTCGCGCCATTCCCACGGCCCGATTATATCCTTCACGAACCAGTAGCCCGCAGGCGTGCATTCCTCCAGAGAGAAGCCTGCGATCTCACAGCGGAACAAGGGCAGGTACCCGATCTCCCGCACCAGCGCGGCCAGTTCCCCGGCATTCTTTATAACCGGCAGCTTCATAATTGCCCTCCTGGGTGGTAGGTCCAGCCCCCGTCTCCGTGGTAAATCATCTGCTTGCTCATCCCGCCATCGATTGTAATATTCTCGCCCGTTATGAATCCCGCAGCCTCACTGCACAGGAACAGCACCATGGCCGCGATATCCGCCGGAGTTCCGACCCGTCCCGCAGGATGCTGCAGCCGGTCAGGCTCTGTATGAACCGGCTCCGCCGATTCCTCTGTACCGTGATAAGCGGTGGTATCAATCCAGCCCGGGCTGACGGCATTAACCCTGGCCTTACCGGCCAGACTTACACTAAGGGCGTGGGTCAATGCACCGATTCCGCCTTTGGCCGCAGTATAACTCTCGGTATCCGGCTGCGACATCCGCTCCCGGCTGGAGGAGATATTCACAATAGAAGCTCCTTGAGCAAAATACGGCTTAAGCCGCAGCGTCAGATAATATGGCGCTGTCACTCCGATCCGCTGCACATACTCGAAATCCTCATAGCTGCACTCGGACTGCAGCCCTTTACGGCTGATACAGGCATTGTTAATCAGGAAATCCACCCGTCCGTAGCGGCTGATTACCTGTGCGGTGAAATCATCCAGCACGGACTGCTGCGCAATATCGCCCGCATAGAAGAACAGCCGCTCTGTGCCATACCGCTCCTCCAGCCAGCGCCCGGCGGCTGAATCCGTATCGATGCAGGCAACCACTGCTCCGGCCTTCAGTAATTCCCCGGTGATGCAGCGCCCGATTCCGCCCGCCCCGCCGGTGACGATCGCTATTTTATTATGATGGCTCATCGTGGCCTCCGTTCTCCGCTCATTCTGGGGTATAGGCTTCCGGTCTGGGTTCGCTCACCGGCTGATACAAGTATCTCCGGTCCAGCTTCACCACATGCTTGTTCGGACGCCGGATCATCACCTGGGTCTCGTCCCAGGCCAGCACGATC
The sequence above is a segment of the Paenibacillus sp. FSL R7-0204 genome. Coding sequences within it:
- a CDS encoding AlkZ-related protein yields the protein MKLPVIKNAGELAALVREIGYLPLFRCEIAGFSLEECTPAGYWFVKDIIGPWEWREEIAAGGEIAYAKLFNKKAGFISREWYPDFANYRRDGYDFDARYDDGLASMASKRIMDVLLEHEEGLLSSDLKGLSGFAAKGAKGFDTAMTLLQMQTYITASKFDYKKDKHGRPYGWGIGRYAVSEHVFGADYVTSRYNDQPGASRERIMEHTAKLFPEAGSKQLEKVVK
- a CDS encoding SDR family oxidoreductase; protein product: MSHHNKIAIVTGGAGGIGRCITGELLKAGAVVACIDTDSAAGRWLEERYGTERLFFYAGDIAQQSVLDDFTAQVISRYGRVDFLINNACISRKGLQSECSYEDFEYVQRIGVTAPYYLTLRLKPYFAQGASIVNISSSRERMSQPDTESYTAAKGGIGALTHALSVSLAGKARVNAVSPGWIDTTAYHGTEESAEPVHTEPDRLQHPAGRVGTPADIAAMVLFLCSEAAGFITGENITIDGGMSKQMIYHGDGGWTYHPGGQL